In the genome of Phlebotomus papatasi isolate M1 chromosome 2, Ppap_2.1, whole genome shotgun sequence, one region contains:
- the LOC129802451 gene encoding uncharacterized protein LOC129802451: MARCSFEGCDNLYTPCTRMTFFNLPKDQARRDIWVANSGNRRLMIDYLKNKNLRRIFCEKHFGDKYKKHQFHRTTLKSEAVPDVYNAQLAEFFIQNGQMAIETLSNENDTHEPHEEVPVAVVAPSSHKDAEAEHNDIENLIEIDEFAETERGASVSEDANLEAEEATADLDTEAMQTVNQLIKSYRTKKPFQAASQKQHLKEDSNSRNSPELDPEADAEETIHQEEEQAVYVVQIPDWESNQDMLFECAQAIQKVVEEKPGSTENIPELPENIPNSGQDEEDRCFVLSLLEPLKKLTPEQRAVAKVNILKYLLELEVGKKSATLA, translated from the exons ATGGCCCGGTGCTCTTTTGAGGGCTGCGATAATCTCTATACGCCTTGTACCCGAATGACATTCTTCAACCTGCCCAAGGATCAGGCACGCAGGGATATTTGGGTAGCCAATTCCGGCAATCGACGCCTTATGATTGATTACCTAAAGAATAAGAATCTGCGAAGGATCTTCTGTGAGAAACACTTTGGGGATAAGTACAAAAAACATCAATTTCATCGAACGACACTCAAGTCTGAGGCAGTTCCGGATGTCTATAACGCCCAATTGGctgaattttttattcaaaatggtcaaat GGCGATTGAGACACTGAGCAATGAAAATGATACTCATGAGCCTCATGAGGAAGTTCCCGTGGCGGTTGTTGCTCCCAGTAGCCACAAGGATGCAGAAGCAGAACACAATGATAttgagaatctcattgaaattGATGAGTTTGCAGAGACTGAAAGGGGTGCCAGTGTTTCAGAAGATGCCAACCTCGAAGCCGAGGAAGCAACAGCAGATTTAGACACAGAAGCCATGCAGACAGTCAACCAGCTCATCAAGTCATACAGAACAAAGAAGCCCTTCCAGGCAGCAAGCCAGAAACAACACCTCAAAGAAGACAGTAATTCCCGGAATTCCCCAGAATTGGATCCGGAAGCTGATGCCGAAGAGACTATTCATCAGGAAGAGGAGCAGGCAGTGTATGTTGTACAAATTCCAGACTGGGAAAGTAACCAAGATATGTTATTTGAGTGTGCTCAGGCCATTCAGAAAGTTGTTGAGGAGAAACCAGGAAGCACAGAGAATATTCCAGAGCTTCCAGAGAATATCCCTAACAGTGGACAGGATGAGGAAGATCGATGTTTTGTTCTTTCACTGCTAGAACCCCTCAAGAAACTCACTCCGGAACAGAGAGCTGTGGCCAAAGTTAACATTCTCAAGTATCTCCTCGAGCTGGAAGTGGGCAAGAAGAGTGCAACTCTGGCTTAA